The Nocardioides houyundeii genome includes the window CTCCTGGCCGGTCTCTGCCTGGTCACCGCGGCCTGCTCGGGCGGGGGGAACCCGGCGGACGTCGCCTCGAGTGCGCCGTCGCCCACCGCCGTGGGCAGCGGTCCCGCGGACCCCACCCGGCCCAACCTGCTGGTCATCGAGACCGACGACATGCGCGCCGACGAGCTGGTCTGGATGCCCCGCACCTCGCGGCTGCTGGGGGCCAAGGGCCTGCAGTTCCTCAACTCGTTCTCGCCCAACCCGCTGTGCTGCCCGGCGCGGGCCAGCTTCCTGACCGGCAAGTACTCCCACAACCACCGGGTGCTCAGCCACGAGCCTCCGTACGGCTTCGGCGCCTTCGACGACTCGGTCACCCTGGCCACGCAGCTGGCCGACGCCGGCTACTCGACCGCGCTGATCGGCAAGTACCTCAACGGGTACGGCGTACAGCCGACGCTGGCGGGGGAGGACTCCAGCGGCTACGTGCCGCCGGGCTGGACCCAGTGGTGGGCCGGGCTGGACAACAAGCGCGGTCGCGCCGGCGGCACCTACGACTACTTCCACCTCACCGCCAACGTCAACGGCGAGCAGGTGAGCTGGCCCGGCCGCTACAGCACCGACCTGACCGCAGAGCAGACCGGCGAGGTGGTGGACGCGTTCTCGCAGGACCCCGACCGGCCGTGGTTCGTGTGGTGGAACCCCGTCGCGCCGCACCACGGCGCCCCGATCGAGGACGACGACCCGGGCACCGTGAAGCGCAGCGACGGCTTCGGGGTGAACTGGGTCACCCCGGCCCGCCCGGACGAGGTGCGCGGTCGCTTCGACGACGAGATCGGCAAGGGTGCCGGGGTGCCGGCGTCCGGGTCGCCCGAGGCAGACGTCTCCGACAAGCCCCGCTACCTGCGGCTGCTCCCGGAGCTCAGTGACACCGAGCGCGACGTGCTGCGCACCGTCACCCGGCAGCGTGCCGAGGCGCTCTCCGTCCTCGACGACCGGATCGCGGAGACGTTCGCACACCTGAAGAAGATCGGCGAGGCGGACGACACGGTCGTGGTCTTCACCTCCGACAACGGCTACTACCTCGGTGAGCACCGCAAGCGTCAGGGCAAGATCAACCTGCACGAGCCCTCGATCCGGGTGCCGCTGCT containing:
- a CDS encoding sulfatase family protein — its product is MSGRTRAAAALLAGLCLVTAACSGGGNPADVASSAPSPTAVGSGPADPTRPNLLVIETDDMRADELVWMPRTSRLLGAKGLQFLNSFSPNPLCCPARASFLTGKYSHNHRVLSHEPPYGFGAFDDSVTLATQLADAGYSTALIGKYLNGYGVQPTLAGEDSSGYVPPGWTQWWAGLDNKRGRAGGTYDYFHLTANVNGEQVSWPGRYSTDLTAEQTGEVVDAFSQDPDRPWFVWWNPVAPHHGAPIEDDDPGTVKRSDGFGVNWVTPARPDEVRGRFDDEIGKGAGVPASGSPEADVSDKPRYLRLLPELSDTERDVLRTVTRQRAEALSVLDDRIAETFAHLKKIGEADDTVVVFTSDNGYYLGEHRKRQGKINLHEPSIRVPLLIRGPGVPQGTRFDPVTTLDLSATLAAYAGVELPGADGTDLRPLIAQGDRGWSRAVVIQGRMPEAGYEAAADSEPDWDGLGTVGVRLGRWKVVRYATGEREVYDLDRDPLELENLAAGPDTALLARLDQVWEQYVDCAGAGCRQALPEQLRLDPAENERITRQQDLAERETFGGPGRSASGPPTSAP